Proteins co-encoded in one Nicotiana sylvestris chromosome 7, ASM39365v2, whole genome shotgun sequence genomic window:
- the LOC104220071 gene encoding SH2 domain-containing protein A-like: MGIQDYGFLEDLQVEFKDYDATNGVFLCFWFYLNKASTLPSTILLQNHSDVTSHAPFLLLDEKKRLLLYPLLTSWREDVYATSESEFSTKKWVHVGCEVTENLLRLYLDGEIVGEKSLTSSLNNDSVSDSSEISFPCISGKGSQLDGYVYSAELLPVVSSIKNHYVKDPPVQLSIDSSSAHEIEEDTDGVWSIVGGKASCRRNFSLDVTLMDNFSRPITEEVEVVASLVYADDEAPVEKPVDDEAPLLTNYDGIEYASSDRPSKVISGRASFKLKISQLSSKCDNRLFCIRFEIPKMGNYPFLEVFSRPIRCISRNRNTRAASLMLRKSSLGIHLLNGSQSPILEDGSSDLPCIVREAKQSPSSKRVKLGQEKLCANFKDDFVLQQANGESKSHSWISEDNYAYLNSLVARPVSHGGAQNFSSDSENSETTNSGIDDFPSNRDPISDVDVFKYCLGDLNERRLLLKEMAMSAKEEELATFAERISLFSGCSHHRHQISISKRLIEVGIKCWNLISDDNHHVLWENLVSGLQEHFLKMTFGHTRSLTYQDFDLLRRVSGCQDLVSQDNFEKVWCWLYPIAFTLSQQCITSLWGSAPPVWIEGFITKEEAESSLRGQDPGTFILRFPTSRSWPHPDSGNLVATYVGSDYTIHHRLVSLDFIYSSGAKGMTIKPIQDMLLEQPELRRLGRIVRSQ, encoded by the exons ATGGGTATTCAAGATTACGGCTTTTTGGAAGATCTTCAAGTGGAATTCAAAGATTATGATGCCACAAATGGGGTCTTTCTCTGCTTCTGGTTTTACTTGAATAAGGCATCAACTTTACCCTCCACAATTCTTCTGCAG AATCATTCAGATGTCACATCCCATGCTCCTTTCCTGTTACTTGATGAGAAGAAGAGACTTTTGCTTTATCCTTTACTAACTTCGTGGAGGGAAGATGTGTATGCAACTTCAGAAAGTGAATTTTCTACGAAGAAATGGGTTCATGTTGGATGTGAG GTCACAGAAAATCTTTTGCGCCTCTACCTTGATGGGGAGATTGTAGGCGAGAAGTCTTTGACGTCCTCACTCAACAATGATTCAGTATCAGACAGTTCTGAAATATCGTTTCCTTGCATTAGTGGAAAGGGTTCTCAGCTGGATGGTTATGTGTACAGTGCAGAGCTCTTGCCAGTAGTATCATCTATCAAAAATCACTATGTTAAG GACCCTCCAGTACAACTATCTATCGATAGTTCAAGCGCGCATGAAATTGAAGAAGACACTGATGGTGTTTGGAGTATTGTTGGTGGAAAG GCCTCCTGCCGGAGAAACTTTTCTTTAGATGTAACACTGATGGATAACTTTAGTCGCCCCATAACCGAAGAAGTGGAG GTTGTTGCTTCGCTTGTGTATGCCGATGACGAAGCACCAGTTGAGAAGCCAGTTGATGATGAGGCACCTCTTCTTACAAATTATGATGGAATTGAATATGCTTCTTCTGATAGACCAAGCAAAGTAATTAGTGGACGTGCTTCCTTTAAGCTCAAGATATCTCAG CTTTCATCCAAGTGCGATAACAGGCTCTTCTGCATTAGGTTTGAGATTCCAAAAATGGGTAATTATCCTTTCCTTGAGGTATTCTCCAGACCAATCCGGTGTATTTCTCGGAATCGTAACACTAGGGCGGCCTCTCTAATGTTGaggaaatcatctttgggaatCCATTTACTAAATGGATCTCAATCTCCTATATTGGAGGATGGCTCTTCTGATCTGCCCTGTATTGTACGTGAAGCAAAACAAAGTCCTTCATCAAAGCGGGTCAAATTAGGACAAGAGAaactatgtgcaaattttaaggATGATTTTGTGCTGCAGCAAGCTAATGGTGAATCAAAATCTCATTCCTGGATCTCTGAG GATAACTATGCATATCTGAATTCTTTGGTGGCAAGACCAGTCAGCCATGGTGGGGCACAAAATTTCTCCTCTGATTCAGAGAACAGTGAAACCACAAACTCTGGTATTGATGACTTTCCAAGTAACAGAGATCCAATCTCAGATGTGGATGTTTTTAAATACTGCCTCGGTGACCTGAATGAGAGGCGTCTTCTTCTCAAGGAAATGGCAATGAGTGCTAAAGAAGAAGAACTTGCAACCTTTGCGGAGAGAATTTCTTTATTCTCTGGATGTTCACACCACAG ACATCAAATATCAATTTCAAAGAGGCTGATAGAAGTGGGAATCAAATGTTGGAATTTAATATCCGATGACAACCACCATGTCCTTTGGGAGAATTTGGTGTCTGGGCTTCAAGAGCATTTCCTGAAGATGACATTTGGCCATACCAGATCTCTAACTTATCAG GATTTTGACCTCCTGAGGAGAGTCTCTGGTTGTCAAGATCTAGTTTCTCAAGACAATTTTGAAAAGGTGTGGTGTTGGCTGTATCCAATAGCTTTTACGTTGTCACAGCAGTGTATTACTTCATTGTGGGGTTCTGCACCACCCGTGTGGATTGAAGGGTTCATTACCAAGGAAGAAGCAGAATCTTCACTTAGAGGTCAAGACCCAGGTACTTTTATACTGCGGTTTCCCACATCAAGGAGCTGGCCCCACCCTGACTCTGGTAATCTGGTCGCCACGTATGTCGGAAGTGATTATACCATTCACCACAGACTTGTGTCCCTCGACTTCATTTACAG TTCTGGCGCCAAGGGAATGACGATAAAGCCAATTCAAGATATGCTGCTCGAACAGCCTGAGCTCAGGCGACTTGGGAG GATTGTGAGAAGCCAGTAG
- the LOC104220072 gene encoding fatty-acid-binding protein 3, chloroplastic, whose amino-acid sequence MAAAISLPIWISKSTSTKINAYNAKPRISYPLKTPRNAVGPILFNKSHSLYPLSIFERSGRHEHHFTPKAASSSSVGSAEEPATKVKFQRSLSLPGCSTSLSLLGTGYREKVFAIIGVKVYAAGLYVNDSVFSRLDAWRGHSAAAIQQDTSLFNMIFEANLEKSLRIVLVRDIDGKTFWDALDEAISPRIKSPTAEDKSALSTFRGVFQGKPLKKETSIFLTWIDPTKMLVSLSFDGTPSSVDAIIESTNVASALFDVFLGGYPVSPSLKASVANGLEAALK is encoded by the exons ATGGCTGCAGCCATTTCACTGCCAATTTGGATTTCAAAATCAACATCCACAAAGATCAATGCTTACAATGCCAAACCCAGAATTTCTTATCCTTTAAAAACTCCAAGAAATGCAGTAGGGCCAATATTATTCAACAAAAGCCACAGTCTCTATCCCTTATCCATATTTGAGAGAAGTGGCCGACATGAACACCATTTCACACCTAAAGCTGCTTCTTCCTCTTCGG TTGGAAGTGCAGAGGAACCAGCAACTAAGGTGAAGTTTCAAAGATCACTGAGCCTACCTGGTTGCTCTACTTCATTGTCATTGCTTGGAACTG GATACAGGGAAAAGGTTTTTGCAATTATTGGTGTCAAGGTCTATGCTGCAGGACTCTATGTCAATGACTCTGTCTTTAGTAGGTTAGATGCTTGGCGAGGACATTCCGCTGCAGCAATTCAGCAGGATACTTCCTTGTTCAACATGATATTTGAAG CCAATCTGGAGAAATCACTACGCATTGTGCTGGTCAGAGACATTGATGGTAAAACTTTCTGGGATGCCTTAGATGAAGCCATTTCTCCAAGAATCAAGTCACCCACTGCCGAAGATAAATCTGCTCTTTCCACGTTCCGTGGTGTCTTTCAAGGGAAACCTCTTAAGAAAGAAACTTCCATATTCTTGACTTGGATTGACCCAACCAAAATGCTT gtttcacTCTCTTTTGATGGGACGCCTTCCTCAGTAGATGCGATAATTGAGTCTACAAATGTTGCGTCTGCTCTCTTCGATGTATTTCTTGGTGGTTATCCAGTTTCTCCTTCACTCAAAGCATCAGTTGCTAATGGACTGGAAGCTGCGCTCAAGTGA
- the LOC104220074 gene encoding major pollen allergen Ole e 10-like isoform X1, with the protein MAKAILTLFFLLLSYSSAPILTIADGQKTWCVAKPSSENAILQQNINFACSNVDCRSIFQEGCPCFSPNNLMNHASIAMNLYYQTKGRNPWNCHFGNSALLVMTDPSYGSCTYE; encoded by the exons ATGGCTAAAGCAATTCTCACCCTTTTCTTCCTGCTCTTGTCCTACTCTTCAG CGCCGATACTAACAATAGCGGATGGGCAG AAGACTTGGTGTGTGGCTAAACCTTCGTCAGAAAATGCAATTCTTCAACAAAATATAAATTTTGCTTGTTCTAATGTGGACTGCCGCAGTATATTCCAGGAGGGTTGCCCTTGCTTTTCCCCAAACAATTTGATGAACCATGCTTCTATTGCCATGAACCTCTACTACCAAACTAAAGGAAGGAACCCTTGGAATTGCCACTTCGGTAATTCTGCCCTCCTTGTCATGACCGATCCAA GTTATGGCAGCTGCACCTATGAGTGA
- the LOC104220074 gene encoding major pollen allergen Ole e 10-like isoform X2, with product MAKAILTLFFLLLSYSSAPILTIADGQTWCVAKPSSENAILQQNINFACSNVDCRSIFQEGCPCFSPNNLMNHASIAMNLYYQTKGRNPWNCHFGNSALLVMTDPSYGSCTYE from the exons ATGGCTAAAGCAATTCTCACCCTTTTCTTCCTGCTCTTGTCCTACTCTTCAG CGCCGATACTAACAATAGCGGATGGGCAG ACTTGGTGTGTGGCTAAACCTTCGTCAGAAAATGCAATTCTTCAACAAAATATAAATTTTGCTTGTTCTAATGTGGACTGCCGCAGTATATTCCAGGAGGGTTGCCCTTGCTTTTCCCCAAACAATTTGATGAACCATGCTTCTATTGCCATGAACCTCTACTACCAAACTAAAGGAAGGAACCCTTGGAATTGCCACTTCGGTAATTCTGCCCTCCTTGTCATGACCGATCCAA GTTATGGCAGCTGCACCTATGAGTGA
- the LOC104220073 gene encoding receptor-like serine/threonine-protein kinase At1g78530, protein MGNSKVALYITICVVSFVVSKIVMTILCYRRWKRKQMVVQDSLSGGKLVMFKSSKMDTLKSNMLLKKTMKLTNKDIIGSGGYGTVYKLTIDESTSFAVKRLNRISAEQDRGFERELVSMGDIKHRNIVTLHGYYSANQYNLLIYELMPNGSLDQVLHGKSAPRKILDWPSRYKIAVGAARGLSYLHHDCIPHIIHRDIKSSNILLDYSMEARVSDFGLATLMEPDKTHVSTLVAGTFGYLAPEYFDTGKATAKGDVYSFGVVLLELLTGKKPTDESFLEEGTKLVTWVKAIVQEKREEYVLDRNLEEFPIEEINHVFTIAWMCLEAEPCIRPTMAEVVKMLEQIKVNALA, encoded by the exons ATGGGAAATTCTAAAGTTGCACTCTATATCACAATATGTGTGGTTTCTTTTGTTGTCTCGAAGATTGTTATGACAATCCTCTGTTACCGTAGATGGAAGAGAAAGCAAATGGTTGTTCAAGACAGTTTATCTG GTGGAAAGCTAGTGATGTTTAAATCATCAAAAATGGACACATTGAAATCCAACATGTTGTTGAAGAAAACCATGAAGCTGACCAACAAAGATATTATAGGATCAGGAGGCTATGGAACAGTCTATAAACTGACAATTGATGAATCAACTTCTTTTGCGGTAAAGAGGTTAAACAGAATAAGTGCAGAACAAGACAGAGGTTTTGAAAGAGAGTTGGTGTCAATGGGCGACATAAAGCATCGAAATATAGTGACACTTCATGGATACTATAGTGCAAATCAGTATAACCTTCTCATCTATGAGCTTATGCCTAATGGTAGTTTAGATCAAGTACTTCATG GAAAATCTGCTCCTAGGAAGATTTTGGATTGGCCTTCAAGATACAAAATAGCGGTAGGAGCTGCAAGAGGATTATCATATCTGCATCATGATTGCATTCCTCACATTATCCACAGAGATATCAAGTCTAGCAATATCTTGCTGGATTATAGCATGGAGGCTCGAGTATCTGATTTTGGACTAGCCACTTTGATGGAACCAGATAAGACCCATGTTTCAACTTTGGTAGCTGGAACTTTTGGATATTTGGCTCCTG AATATTTTGACACTGGAAAGGCAACAGCAAAAGGAGATGTTTACAGCTTTGGAGTTGTTTTACTGGAGCTTCTAACTGGGAAAAAGCCAACAGACGAATCATTTTTAGAGGAAGGAACCAAGCTTGTAACCTGG GTGAAGGCAATTGTTCAAGAGAAAAGGGAAGAGTATGTACTTGACAGAAACTTAGAGGAGTTTCCCATAGAAGAAATTAACCATGTCTTTACCATTGCATGGATGTGCCTTGAGGCAGAGCCATGCATAAGGCCCACCATGGCTGAAGTTGTTAAAATGCTTGAGCAAATAAAAGTAAATGCTTTAGCATGA